In a genomic window of Streptomyces katrae:
- a CDS encoding IS1182 family transposase: MWATCRELIPAGSVFAFLAEHRGRLFPAAMFADMYPSANGRPSMPPQILAAAITLQALHGMSDFETVQELRCDLRWKAACGLGLHDTAFDPSLLAYFRRRLARSTSPNRAFEAVREVVKATGVLRGKHRRALDSTVLDDAVATQDTVTQIIGAIRVVIREVPGGAEAAAAQCTAHDYTDPGKPRITWNDAQARANLVDALVGDAVRLLGHLPEQELGEKAANAVGILALVAGQDVEPAEDSDGRDGRWRITQGTAPDRMISTVDPESRHIHKTRSHQQDGYKAHLAVEPETGLYTAVALRPGAGPEHHEAAVGLELLAEEDTPVDAFGDTAYSTGDARQALEEAGHRLFLKPAPLRPAVPDGFTLDDFAIDTSAATVTCPQGHTVGLSEPGGRHHQRRAVFGNVCTRCPLREQCTKAKAGRVLTIRPHHDLQAAARRQAATDPAWQADYRRWRPPVERAVAWLVHHGNRRLRYRGTISNNAWLHTRAAALNLRRLINLGLTHTGGTWHLAPAIT, encoded by the coding sequence GTGTGGGCGACGTGCCGGGAGTTGATTCCGGCTGGGAGTGTGTTCGCGTTCCTGGCCGAGCACCGTGGCCGGTTGTTCCCCGCGGCGATGTTCGCGGACATGTATCCGTCGGCGAACGGGCGGCCGTCCATGCCGCCGCAGATTCTGGCCGCGGCGATCACATTGCAGGCCCTGCACGGCATGTCGGACTTCGAGACGGTCCAGGAACTGCGGTGTGACCTGCGGTGGAAGGCCGCGTGCGGGCTGGGACTGCATGACACCGCGTTCGACCCGTCGCTTCTGGCGTACTTCCGGCGCCGGCTGGCCCGCTCCACCAGCCCGAACCGGGCCTTCGAGGCCGTGCGGGAGGTCGTGAAGGCCACCGGTGTCCTCAGGGGCAAGCACCGGCGGGCACTGGACTCCACCGTGCTGGACGACGCGGTCGCCACCCAGGACACCGTCACCCAGATCATCGGCGCCATCCGGGTGGTGATCCGGGAAGTCCCCGGCGGCGCCGAGGCTGCCGCCGCGCAGTGCACCGCCCACGACTACACCGACCCGGGCAAACCCCGCATCACCTGGAACGATGCCCAGGCACGAGCCAACCTGGTCGACGCGCTCGTCGGCGACGCGGTCAGACTGCTCGGGCATCTGCCCGAGCAGGAACTGGGCGAGAAGGCAGCGAACGCGGTCGGCATCCTCGCGCTGGTCGCCGGGCAGGACGTGGAACCGGCCGAGGACTCCGACGGCCGTGACGGCCGCTGGCGCATCACCCAAGGGACCGCCCCGGACCGGATGATCTCCACCGTCGACCCCGAGTCCCGGCACATCCACAAGACCCGCTCCCATCAGCAGGACGGATACAAGGCCCACCTCGCCGTCGAGCCGGAGACCGGGTTATACACCGCCGTCGCCCTGCGGCCCGGGGCCGGGCCAGAGCACCACGAGGCAGCCGTCGGCCTTGAACTGCTGGCCGAGGAGGACACCCCGGTGGACGCCTTCGGTGACACCGCCTACTCCACCGGCGACGCCCGCCAGGCCCTCGAAGAGGCCGGACACCGGCTGTTCCTCAAACCCGCCCCGCTGCGGCCGGCCGTCCCAGACGGCTTCACCCTCGACGACTTCGCCATCGACACCTCCGCCGCCACCGTGACCTGCCCCCAAGGCCACACCGTCGGCCTGTCCGAGCCCGGCGGCCGCCACCACCAGCGCAGGGCCGTCTTCGGGAACGTGTGCACCCGATGCCCGCTGCGTGAGCAGTGCACCAAGGCCAAAGCCGGACGCGTCCTGACCATCCGCCCCCACCACGATCTCCAAGCCGCGGCCCGCCGCCAGGCCGCCACCGACCCCGCCTGGCAGGCCGACTACCGCCGCTGGCGGCCACCAGTCGAACGTGCCGTCGCCTGGCTCGTCCACCACGGCAACCGCCGACTCCGCTACCGGGGCACCATCAGCAACAACGCCTGGCTCCACACCCGAGCAGCCGCCCTCAACCTCCGCCGCCTGATCAACCTCGGACTCACTCACACAGGCGGCACCTGGCACCTCGCACCGGCCATCACATAA
- a CDS encoding HNH endonuclease family protein: MGRRPILTAAAAALLLTGCHHGDTSTARASAAPLMAKVPLSGPGFPPDAPTARAELKGLTVQWGRNWQTYRREEFGRYWSDDTDAVGGRNGCDTRDDVLRRDLSDLREGDRNPCVVVSGVLHDPYTGKELPYSYRRASQIETDHVVALGAAWRAGAYAWTPARRLEYANDLDVLLAVDKQANQDKGSSTADKWRPPRRAYWCEYARRYTGIKARYTLSVTPPEKTALEVMLGTCPQ, translated from the coding sequence ATGGGACGGCGTCCGATCCTCACCGCCGCCGCAGCGGCACTGCTGCTGACCGGCTGCCACCACGGCGACACCTCAACGGCCCGGGCCAGCGCAGCGCCCCTCATGGCGAAGGTCCCGCTCAGCGGCCCGGGGTTCCCCCCGGACGCGCCGACGGCCAGGGCGGAGCTCAAGGGGCTCACGGTCCAGTGGGGCCGGAACTGGCAGACGTACCGCCGCGAGGAATTCGGCCGGTACTGGTCCGACGACACCGACGCCGTAGGCGGACGCAACGGCTGCGACACCCGCGACGACGTGCTGCGGCGGGACCTGTCCGACCTCCGCGAGGGGGACCGCAACCCCTGCGTCGTGGTGTCCGGGGTGCTGCACGACCCCTACACCGGCAAGGAGCTCCCGTACTCCTACCGCCGCGCCTCGCAGATCGAGACCGACCACGTCGTGGCGCTCGGCGCCGCCTGGCGGGCCGGGGCGTACGCGTGGACGCCCGCGCGCAGGCTGGAGTACGCCAACGACCTCGACGTGCTGCTCGCCGTGGACAAGCAGGCCAACCAGGACAAGGGCAGCAGCACCGCGGACAAGTGGCGGCCGCCCCGGCGGGCGTACTGGTGCGAGTACGCGCGCCGCTACACCGGCATCAAGGCCCGGTACACGCTCTCCGTCACCCCGCCGGAGAAGACGGCGCTGGAGGTGATGCTCGGCACCTGCCCTCAGTGA
- a CDS encoding DUF2470 domain-containing protein, with protein sequence MSRPHGIPLPSAQRSSDSDETESACADDKQGQPRPREGVRQLTGAERVRTLVESNASVSLTLPGARDQVWTRDQQECGTGAPAARTVTPDGDVILLVPGESAAARAAAHAQDDDLPAVIEITDVAPVSVPHRIRGRARLAGWLTPVRGDDRAVCAALMAGRHPVGELLGMSEPSEPLDAPGTGRPAWMLLRLEVGEISVADLWGAGRVDPEELAAAEPDPMTAHEAELLQHLATVHPDRLAGLCGLLGSREAAGLTPVPLALDRLGLRVRFTRGPGQAAFDARFDFPEPVADVCGLRRAMRSLFAAAAH encoded by the coding sequence ATGTCTCGACCACATGGGATCCCCCTGCCCAGTGCGCAACGCAGTTCGGATTCAGACGAAACAGAATCCGCTTGCGCCGACGATAAGCAAGGTCAGCCGCGTCCCAGGGAAGGCGTTCGGCAGCTCACCGGAGCCGAACGCGTACGAACCCTCGTAGAGTCCAACGCCTCAGTATCCCTCACTCTGCCGGGTGCTCGTGACCAGGTGTGGACCCGTGACCAGCAGGAGTGCGGGACAGGGGCGCCGGCCGCTCGGACCGTCACCCCGGACGGGGACGTGATTCTCCTTGTGCCAGGGGAATCCGCGGCTGCCAGGGCCGCCGCTCACGCCCAGGACGACGACCTCCCCGCCGTGATCGAGATCACGGACGTGGCGCCGGTGTCCGTGCCCCATCGTATACGGGGCCGCGCCCGGCTCGCCGGATGGCTGACCCCGGTCCGCGGGGACGACCGCGCCGTCTGCGCCGCGCTCATGGCCGGGCGCCACCCGGTGGGCGAGCTGCTCGGGATGTCGGAGCCGTCGGAGCCCCTTGACGCCCCCGGTACGGGCCGTCCGGCCTGGATGCTGCTGCGCCTGGAGGTCGGCGAGATCTCCGTGGCCGACCTGTGGGGCGCCGGGCGGGTGGACCCGGAGGAGCTGGCGGCGGCCGAGCCGGATCCGATGACGGCCCACGAGGCGGAGCTCCTCCAGCACCTGGCGACCGTCCACCCCGACCGGCTCGCCGGCCTGTGCGGACTGCTGGGCTCCCGGGAAGCGGCCGGGCTGACCCCGGTCCCGCTCGCCCTGGACCGCCTGGGGCTGCGCGTCCGCTTCACCCGCGGGCCCGGCCAGGCCGCCTTCGACGCCCGCTTCGACTTCCCCGAGCCGGTCGCGGACGTCTGCGGCCTGCGCCGCGCCATGCGCTCCCTGTTCGCGGCCGCCGCTCACTGA
- a CDS encoding DUF6167 family protein — protein sequence MFRRAFWFTAGAAAGVWATTKVNRQLKKLTPESLAAQAADKAVEAGHRLKDFALDVKAGMTQREDELNDALGLTQDPDRPDNVTALPGPRRLRAIGSDSTTHRSTYSYNRNEDH from the coding sequence ATGTTCCGCCGAGCCTTCTGGTTCACCGCCGGCGCCGCCGCCGGCGTATGGGCCACCACCAAGGTCAACCGCCAGCTGAAGAAGCTGACGCCGGAGAGCCTCGCGGCCCAGGCGGCCGACAAGGCCGTGGAGGCGGGCCACCGCCTCAAGGACTTCGCCCTCGACGTCAAGGCGGGAATGACGCAGCGCGAGGACGAGCTGAACGACGCACTGGGCCTGACCCAGGACCCCGACCGGCCCGACAACGTCACCGCCCTCCCCGGGCCGCGGCGGCTGCGGGCCATCGGCAGCGACAGCACCACCCACCGATCGACCTACTCGTACAACCGGAATGAGGACCACTGA
- the rpsD gene encoding 30S ribosomal protein S4 — translation MNQKRPKVKKSRALGIALTPKAVKYFEARPYPPGEHGRGRKQNSDYKVRLLEKQRLRAQYDISERQMARAYDRAKKAEGKTGEALVVELERRLDALVLRAGIARTIYQARQMVVHGHIEVNGGKVDKPSFRVRPDDVITVRERSREKHPFQVAREGGYAGEGETPRYLQVNLKALAFRLDRDPNRKEIPVICDEQLVVEYYAR, via the coding sequence GTGAACCAGAAGCGACCCAAGGTCAAGAAGTCTCGTGCCCTCGGCATCGCCCTGACGCCGAAGGCCGTCAAGTACTTCGAGGCCCGCCCCTACCCGCCGGGCGAGCACGGCCGTGGCCGCAAGCAGAACTCGGACTACAAGGTCCGTCTGCTGGAGAAGCAGCGTCTGCGCGCGCAGTACGACATCTCCGAGCGCCAGATGGCCCGCGCGTACGACCGCGCGAAGAAGGCCGAGGGCAAGACGGGCGAGGCGCTGGTCGTCGAGCTCGAGCGTCGTCTGGACGCCCTGGTCCTGCGTGCCGGCATCGCCCGCACCATCTACCAGGCCCGCCAGATGGTCGTCCACGGCCACATCGAGGTCAACGGCGGCAAGGTCGACAAGCCGTCGTTCCGCGTGCGTCCCGACGACGTCATCACGGTTCGCGAGCGCAGCCGCGAGAAGCACCCCTTCCAGGTTGCCCGCGAGGGTGGCTACGCCGGCGAGGGCGAGACCCCGCGCTACCTGCAGGTCAACCTGAAGGCCCTGGCCTTCCGCCTCGACCGCGACCCGAACCGCAAGGAAATCCCGGTCATCTGCGACGAGCAGCTCGTCGTCGAGTACTACGCCCGCTGA
- a CDS encoding DUF948 domain-containing protein: protein MSGGEVAGIIVAVFWAILVSFLAVALARLAQVLRATTKLVAEVTEQAVPLLADASTTVRSARTQLDRVDAIASDVQEVTSNASALSSTVASTFGGPLVKVAAFGYGVRKAMGRTDAATERTPRRTVIVGRTVPDPRRRKQKG, encoded by the coding sequence GTGTCCGGTGGAGAGGTGGCCGGGATCATCGTGGCCGTCTTCTGGGCCATCCTGGTCTCCTTCCTCGCGGTGGCGCTGGCCAGGCTCGCCCAGGTGCTCAGGGCCACCACCAAGCTCGTGGCCGAGGTCACCGAGCAGGCCGTCCCGCTGCTGGCGGACGCCTCGACGACCGTCCGCTCCGCGCGCACCCAGCTCGACCGGGTCGACGCCATCGCGAGCGACGTCCAGGAGGTCACCTCCAACGCCTCCGCGCTGTCCTCCACCGTCGCCTCCACCTTCGGCGGCCCGCTCGTCAAGGTCGCCGCCTTCGGCTACGGGGTGCGCAAGGCCATGGGCAGGACCGACGCGGCGACCGAGCGCACCCCCCGGCGCACCGTGATCGTCGGCCGTACGGTGCCGGATCCCCGGCGCCGCAAGCAGAAGGGCTGA